From Pontibacter actiniarum, a single genomic window includes:
- a CDS encoding amino acid permease gives MAKHIFATKSVDNLIRESEGGEHGLKRTLTATNLTMLGVGAIIGAGIFVLTGTAAANAAGPAIVISFLIAGLGCLFAGLCYAEFASMIPIAGSAYTYGYATLGEFIAWIIGWDLILEYLFGAATVAVGWSGNFVSLLKSLGIHVPAAIASAPLAYNGSSFELTGALMNLPAIILILIMTALLVVGIQESAKLNNVIVIVKVAIVLLVIGFGFQYVNTANWEPFIPAKEILTDGSSRYGWQGVVAGAAIVFFSYIGFDAVSTAAQEAKNPQRDMPISMLVSLGICTLLYVLMSLVLTGLVPFKMLNVPDPVLVALEAAGPALKWLYFFTGVGAVAGLASVVLVMLMGQPRIFYAMSRDGLLPAIFGTVHPKYKTPYVPTILTGLVAAVVAGIFPIGLLGELVSIGTLLAFVIVCAGIIILRRTNPNIPRPFKTPLVPLVPALGILICGYMMVNLGFDTWLRLLVWMGIGVVIYFFYGRKHSKLRKQDTSPAEARELVS, from the coding sequence ATGGCTAAACATATTTTTGCGACGAAATCCGTCGATAACCTCATCAGAGAATCCGAAGGTGGCGAGCACGGTTTAAAACGAACGCTCACCGCCACAAACCTGACCATGCTGGGCGTGGGGGCCATCATCGGGGCCGGTATATTTGTCCTCACTGGTACGGCAGCGGCCAACGCAGCGGGACCGGCAATCGTCATTTCCTTTCTTATTGCGGGCCTGGGGTGCCTTTTTGCAGGCCTGTGCTATGCCGAATTCGCCTCTATGATTCCGATTGCCGGCAGCGCCTACACCTATGGCTATGCTACGCTGGGCGAGTTTATAGCCTGGATCATCGGCTGGGACCTGATTCTGGAGTACCTGTTTGGCGCGGCGACAGTGGCCGTAGGATGGAGCGGCAACTTCGTAAGCTTGCTCAAGTCATTGGGCATTCATGTTCCCGCAGCTATTGCCTCGGCCCCGCTGGCCTACAACGGCAGCTCCTTTGAGCTTACCGGAGCCCTCATGAACCTGCCAGCAATCATCCTTATCCTGATCATGACCGCCCTGCTGGTTGTGGGGATACAGGAGTCTGCCAAGCTCAACAACGTGATTGTGATCGTAAAGGTGGCCATCGTGCTGCTGGTAATCGGCTTTGGATTCCAGTACGTGAACACGGCCAACTGGGAGCCCTTTATTCCTGCCAAGGAAATCCTGACCGACGGCAGCAGTCGTTACGGCTGGCAAGGCGTGGTGGCCGGTGCTGCCATTGTTTTCTTCTCTTACATCGGCTTTGACGCCGTCAGCACAGCTGCCCAGGAGGCCAAAAACCCTCAACGCGACATGCCCATCAGCATGCTGGTGTCCCTTGGTATTTGCACGTTGCTTTATGTACTGATGTCGCTGGTACTGACTGGCTTGGTGCCTTTCAAAATGCTGAACGTTCCGGACCCGGTTCTAGTGGCGTTGGAGGCGGCTGGCCCTGCATTGAAGTGGCTTTACTTCTTTACCGGAGTAGGTGCTGTGGCAGGATTGGCCTCTGTCGTACTTGTTATGCTGATGGGCCAGCCGCGCATCTTCTACGCCATGAGCCGCGACGGGCTCCTGCCTGCAATATTCGGCACGGTACACCCGAAGTACAAAACACCCTATGTTCCCACCATTCTCACAGGGCTGGTAGCAGCCGTGGTAGCCGGTATCTTCCCGATCGGCTTGCTGGGTGAGTTGGTGAGCATCGGAACGCTGCTGGCCTTCGTGATTGTCTGTGCCGGTATTATTATCCTCCGGCGCACAAACCCGAACATTCCGCGTCCGTTCAAAACGCCTTTGGTGCCGCTCGTTCCTGCGCTCGGCATACTTATCTGCGGGTACATGATGGTGAACCTGGGCTTTGACACTTGGTTGCGCCTGCTTGTGTGGATGGGAATCGGTGTGGTTATTTATTTCTTCTACGGACGCAAGCACAGCAAGCTGCGGAAGCAAGATACATCCCCTGCAGAAGCAAGGGAACTGGTTAGTTAA
- a CDS encoding IS3 family transposase (programmed frameshift) — protein sequence MKKTRFTESQIIKALKEHEQGRNAQELCRELGITTAAFYKWRQRYAGLEVKELKRMKELEEENARLKKMFAELSLVHHALKDAVEKKPLEPDEKKALVGFMVEEHGVSVRQACKAAGVARSTYGYKPKEKDDSLIEEQLQLLVEKHPTIGFWQCFHRIRRKGHEWNHKRVYRVYSQLKLNIRRRHRKRLPARVKQALFQPEKINQVWSVAFMSDSLWDGRKFRLLNIVDDYNREILTMEADLSIPALRLIRVLEYLREFRGLPEMIRVDNGPEFISHKLEDWCKGNKVRLVFIQPGKPMQNAYIERCNGSIRRELLNAYVFRTLSEVRQKTEEWMQDYNHHRPHQALNFRTPAELLEEIVT from the exons ATGAAGAAGACACGCTTCACAGAATCACAGATCATCAAGGCCCTCAAGGAGCATGAGCAGGGCCGCAACGCCCAGGAGCTCTGCCGGGAACTGGGCATCACCACGGCCGCCTTCTACAAGTGGCGCCAGCGCTACGCGGGGCTGGAGGTAAAGGAGCTCAAGCGGATGAAGGAGCTGGAGGAGGAGAACGCCCGCCTCAAGAAGATGTTCGCCGAGCTCTCGCTGGTGCACCACGCTTTGAAGGACGCAGTGGAAAAAAAGC CTTTAGAGCCTGACGAGAAGAAGGCGCTGGTGGGGTTTATGGTAGAGGAGCACGGGGTGAGCGTGCGTCAGGCTTGCAAGGCGGCGGGTGTAGCCAGAAGCACCTATGGGTACAAGCCAAAAGAGAAAGACGACAGCCTCATAGAAGAGCAGTTGCAGCTGCTGGTGGAGAAGCACCCGACCATCGGCTTCTGGCAGTGCTTCCACCGGATCAGGAGGAAGGGGCATGAGTGGAACCACAAGAGAGTCTATAGGGTCTACAGCCAGCTCAAACTAAACATCAGGAGAAGGCACCGGAAAAGATTGCCCGCTCGCGTCAAGCAGGCCCTGTTCCAGCCGGAGAAGATCAACCAGGTCTGGTCAGTGGCCTTCATGAGTGACAGCCTCTGGGACGGCAGAAAGTTCAGGCTGTTGAACATAGTCGATGACTACAACCGCGAGATCCTCACCATGGAGGCGGACCTGTCCATACCGGCCCTGCGGCTGATCCGGGTGCTGGAGTACCTAAGGGAGTTCAGGGGCCTGCCGGAGATGATCCGGGTGGACAACGGACCGGAATTTATCTCCCACAAGTTGGAGGACTGGTGCAAAGGAAACAAGGTCAGGCTAGTGTTCATTCAGCCCGGTAAGCCCATGCAGAACGCCTACATCGAGCGCTGCAACGGCAGCATCAGGAGAGAGTTGCTTAACGCTTACGTGTTCAGAACCCTGTCGGAGGTGCGGCAGAAAACAGAGGAATGGATGCAGGACTACAACCATCACCGGCCGCACCAGGCACTTAATTTTAGAACGCCTGCGGAATTACTCGAGGAAATTGTAACTTAA
- a CDS encoding alpha/beta hydrolase family protein, with amino-acid sequence MKNILLVIILLFSIDSYAIKPVREYVTTPDSLGMNYKQQVVRTPDGYDLNTWLIKPAPSKDNKTTLVLAYADGGNMPYWLYHIKALTESGYTVVAFDYRGFGKSSDFEINPLNLYYNEFATDLQSVLGWTKKSIKGNRTGILAFSMGTIVATLALQQEKADFLIGEGYVYDPTAYVAKIKALKNRDIILPKGAANYTSQLKRIQYDMLLVAGEKDEFTTVEDSEKIAQQRSNRETLRHSGNHTEGFITMTKENFGDMYIKELTKFTQK; translated from the coding sequence ATGAAAAACATACTTCTAGTTATTATTTTGCTTTTTTCCATTGACAGTTATGCTATCAAGCCAGTAAGAGAGTATGTTACCACACCAGATAGCCTAGGGATGAATTATAAGCAGCAGGTAGTAAGAACTCCTGATGGATATGATCTAAACACGTGGCTTATAAAGCCAGCACCATCTAAAGACAACAAAACTACATTGGTACTGGCTTATGCCGACGGCGGCAACATGCCCTATTGGCTTTACCACATTAAGGCGCTAACAGAAAGCGGATACACTGTGGTCGCCTTTGACTACAGGGGATTTGGTAAAAGCTCAGACTTTGAGATAAACCCACTGAACCTTTACTACAACGAATTTGCCACTGACCTTCAATCTGTACTAGGATGGACGAAGAAGAGCATCAAGGGAAATAGGACTGGTATACTGGCCTTCTCTATGGGGACTATCGTCGCAACTCTTGCCCTGCAACAGGAAAAAGCGGACTTTCTGATAGGTGAAGGTTATGTGTATGATCCTACTGCCTATGTAGCAAAAATAAAGGCACTGAAGAACAGGGACATCATCTTACCTAAGGGTGCCGCCAACTATACTTCACAGCTGAAAAGAATACAGTATGACATGCTTCTTGTGGCAGGTGAGAAAGACGAATTCACGACAGTAGAAGACAGTGAGAAGATTGCCCAGCAAAGGAGTAACAGGGAAACCTTAAGGCACAGCGGCAACCACACAGAAGGATTTATTACAATGACCAAAGAAAACTTCGGTGATATGTATATAAAAGAACTCACTAAGTTCACCCAAAAATAA